In a genomic window of Microcebus murinus isolate Inina chromosome 17, M.murinus_Inina_mat1.0, whole genome shotgun sequence:
- the MBD1 gene encoding methyl-CpG-binding domain protein 1 isoform X2 — translation MAEDWLDCPALGPGWKRREVFRKSGATCGRSDTYYQSPTGDRIRSKVELTRYLGPTCDLTLFDFKQGILSYPVPKAQSVAAVPSKKRKKPSKPAKTKKHQVGPQKNEVRKEAPREETKADTDTAPAPAPAPASFPAPGCCENCGISFSGDGTRRQRLKTLCKDCRAQRIAFNREQRMFKRVGCGECAACQVTEDCGACSTCLLQLPHDVASGLFCKCERRRCLRIVERVSRAGGEGPRLTPATGPCGPGLLHHASGPPHTHTQSRGCGVCRGCQTQEDCGRCRICLRPPRPGLRRQWKCVQRRCLRGKLGRHRGRCDAKKAARRQSRAQPLPPPPPSQPPEPTELHPRALAPSPPAEFIYYCVEEDELQPYTNRRQNRKCGACAACLRRMDCGRCDFCCDKPKFGGSNQKRQKCRWRQCLQFAMKRLLPSVWSESEDGAGSPPPYRRRKRTSSARRPHLGPTLKHPLATRTTKSGRAQALMKQEAGGGFVLPPPGTDLVFLREGASSPVQVPGPATASTEALLQVKQEKADAQEEWTPGTATLTSSVLVPGCPNKAVDPGLPPVKQEPPDPEEDKAEENKDDSASKSAPEEEAGGAGTPVITEIFSLGGTRFRDTAVWLPSLQGRQSGREDGYKVWETEDTAQPTSTSWSPRGWPGTYVSLSPPPASMMWVSCRRYWCPSSQLNMHLPRN, via the exons ATGGCTGAGGACTGGCTGgactgcccagccctgggccctggctggAAGCGCCGTGAGGTCTTTCGCAAGTCAGGGGCCACCTGCGGGCGCTCAGACACCTATTACCAGAG CCCTACAGGAGACAGGATCCGAAGCAAAGTTGAGCTGACCCGATACCTGGGCCCTACATGTGATCTCACTCTCTTCGACTTCAAACAAGGCATCTTGAGCTATCCAGTCCCCAAG GCCCAGTCTGTGGCCGCCGTCCCCAGCAAAAAGCGAAAGAAACCTTCAAAGCCAGCCAAGACTAAAAAACATCAGGTTGGACCCCAGAAGAATGAGGTCAGGAAGGAGGCCCCAAGGGAGGAGACCAAGGCTGACACTGAcacagctccagccccagccccagccccagcttcaTTCCCTGCACCTGG GTGCTGTGAGAACTGTGGAATCAGCTTCTCAGGCGATGGTACCAGAAGGCAACGGCTCAAGACATTGTGTAAGGACTGCCGAG CACAGAGAATTGCTTTCAACCGGGAGCAGAGGATGTTTAAG CGTGTGGGCTGCGGGGAGTGTGCAGCATGCCAGGTAACTGAAGACTGTGGGGCCTGCTCCACCTGCCTCTTGCAGCTGCCGCATGATGTAGCCTCAGGGCTATTCTGCAAGTGTGAGCGGAGACGTTGTCTCCGGATCGTGGAAAGGGTGagtcgggcaggtggggagggcccAAGGCTCACCCCAGCCACTGGTCCTTGTGGGCCTGGCCTCCTGCATCATGCCTCTggccctccccacacacacacacagagccgaGGGTGTGGAGTATGCCGGGGCTGTCAGACCCAAGAGGACTGTGGCCGTTGCCGTATCTGCCTACGCCCTCCCCGCCCTGGGCTCAGGCGTCAGTGGAAGTGTGTCCAGCGACGCTGCCTACGG GGTAAACTTGGCCGCCACAGGGGACGCTGTGACGCCAAGAAGGCTGCCCGGCGGCAATCCCGAGCCCAGCcactccctccacctcccccatcACAACCCCCAGAGCCCACAGAGCTG CATCCCAGAGCCCTGGCCCCCTCGCCACCTGCCGAGTTCATCTATTACTGTGTAGAGGAGGACGAGCTA cagccctACACGAACCGCCGGCAGAACCGCAAGTGCGGGGCCTGTGCAGCCTGCCTACGGCGGATGGACTGTGGCCGCTGCGACTTCTGCTGCGACAAGCCCAAATTCGGGGGCAGCAACCAGAAGCGCCAGAAGTGTCGTTGGCGCCAATGCCTGCAGTTTGCCAtg AAGCGGCTGCTACCAAGTGTCTGGTCAGAGTCTGAAGATGGGGCAGGATCGCCCCCACCCTACCGTCGTCGAAAGAGGACCAGCTCTGCTCGAAGGCCCCACCTGGGCCCCACTCTGAAGCACCCCTTGGCAACACGCACAACTAAATCAGGCCGTGCCCAGGCTTTAATGAAACAGGAAGCAGGTGGTGGCTTTGTGCTGCCTCCGCCTGGCACTGACCTTGTGTTTTTACGGGAGGGTGCAAGCAGTCCCGTGCAGGTGCCAGGTCCTGCCACAGCTTCCACAGAGGCCCTGTTGCAG GTGAAGCAAGAGAAGGCGGATGCCCAGGAAGAGTGGACACCGGGCACAGCCACCCTGACTTCTTCTGTATTGGTGCCTGGCTGCCCTAACAAG GCAGTAGACCCAGGCCTGCCACCTGTGAAGCAAGAACCACCTGACCCTGAGGAGGACAAGGCAGAGGAGAACAAGGATGACTCTGCCTCCAAATCAGccccagaggaggaggcaggaggggctggcacACCTGTG ATCACGGAGATTTTCAGCCTGGGTGGAACCCGCTTCCGGGACACAGCAGTCTGGTTGCCAAG TCTGCAGGGCAGGCAGTCGGGAAGGGAAGACGGATATAAAGTGTGGGAGACCGAGGACACAGCACAGCCCACAAGCACAAGCTGGAGCCCACGAGGATGGCCTGGAACCTATGTCAGTCTCTCACCACCTCCAGCTTCGATGATGTGGGTGTCCTGCAGAAGATACTGGTGCCCTTCCTCACAGTTAAATATGCATCTGCCCAGGAATTAG
- the MBD1 gene encoding methyl-CpG-binding domain protein 1 isoform X9: MAEDWLDCPALGPGWKRREVFRKSGATCGRSDTYYQSPTGDRIRSKVELTRYLGPTCDLTLFDFKQGILSYPVPKAQSVAAVPSKKRKKPSKPAKTKKHQVGPQKNEVRKEAPREETKADTDTAPAPAPAPASFPAPGCCENCGISFSGDGTRRQRLKTLCKDCRAQRIAFNREQRMFKRVGCGECAACQVTEDCGACSTCLLQLPHDVASGLFCKCERRRCLRIVERVSRAGGEGPRLTPATGPCGPGLLHHASGPPHTHTQSRGCGVCRGCQTQEDCGRCRICLRPPRPGLRRQWKCVQRRCLRGKLGRHRGRCDAKKAARRQSRAQPLPPPPPSQPPEPTELHPRALAPSPPAEFIYYCVEEDELQPYTNRRQNRKCGACAACLRRMDCGRCDFCCDKPKFGGSNQKRQKCRWRQCLQFAMKRLLPSVWSESEDGAGSPPPYRRRKRTSSARRPHLGPTLKHPLATRTTKSGRAQALMKQEAGGGFVLPPPGTDLVFLREGASSPVQVPGPATASTEALLQEAQCSGLSWVVALPQVKQEKADAQEEWTPGTATLTSSVLVPGCPNKAVDPGLPPVKQEPPDPEEDKAEENKDDSASKSAPEEEAGGAGTPVITEIFSLGGTRFRDTAVWLPRSKDLKKPGARKQ, from the exons ATGGCTGAGGACTGGCTGgactgcccagccctgggccctggctggAAGCGCCGTGAGGTCTTTCGCAAGTCAGGGGCCACCTGCGGGCGCTCAGACACCTATTACCAGAG CCCTACAGGAGACAGGATCCGAAGCAAAGTTGAGCTGACCCGATACCTGGGCCCTACATGTGATCTCACTCTCTTCGACTTCAAACAAGGCATCTTGAGCTATCCAGTCCCCAAG GCCCAGTCTGTGGCCGCCGTCCCCAGCAAAAAGCGAAAGAAACCTTCAAAGCCAGCCAAGACTAAAAAACATCAGGTTGGACCCCAGAAGAATGAGGTCAGGAAGGAGGCCCCAAGGGAGGAGACCAAGGCTGACACTGAcacagctccagccccagccccagccccagcttcaTTCCCTGCACCTGG GTGCTGTGAGAACTGTGGAATCAGCTTCTCAGGCGATGGTACCAGAAGGCAACGGCTCAAGACATTGTGTAAGGACTGCCGAG CACAGAGAATTGCTTTCAACCGGGAGCAGAGGATGTTTAAG CGTGTGGGCTGCGGGGAGTGTGCAGCATGCCAGGTAACTGAAGACTGTGGGGCCTGCTCCACCTGCCTCTTGCAGCTGCCGCATGATGTAGCCTCAGGGCTATTCTGCAAGTGTGAGCGGAGACGTTGTCTCCGGATCGTGGAAAGGGTGagtcgggcaggtggggagggcccAAGGCTCACCCCAGCCACTGGTCCTTGTGGGCCTGGCCTCCTGCATCATGCCTCTggccctccccacacacacacacagagccgaGGGTGTGGAGTATGCCGGGGCTGTCAGACCCAAGAGGACTGTGGCCGTTGCCGTATCTGCCTACGCCCTCCCCGCCCTGGGCTCAGGCGTCAGTGGAAGTGTGTCCAGCGACGCTGCCTACGG GGTAAACTTGGCCGCCACAGGGGACGCTGTGACGCCAAGAAGGCTGCCCGGCGGCAATCCCGAGCCCAGCcactccctccacctcccccatcACAACCCCCAGAGCCCACAGAGCTG CATCCCAGAGCCCTGGCCCCCTCGCCACCTGCCGAGTTCATCTATTACTGTGTAGAGGAGGACGAGCTA cagccctACACGAACCGCCGGCAGAACCGCAAGTGCGGGGCCTGTGCAGCCTGCCTACGGCGGATGGACTGTGGCCGCTGCGACTTCTGCTGCGACAAGCCCAAATTCGGGGGCAGCAACCAGAAGCGCCAGAAGTGTCGTTGGCGCCAATGCCTGCAGTTTGCCAtg AAGCGGCTGCTACCAAGTGTCTGGTCAGAGTCTGAAGATGGGGCAGGATCGCCCCCACCCTACCGTCGTCGAAAGAGGACCAGCTCTGCTCGAAGGCCCCACCTGGGCCCCACTCTGAAGCACCCCTTGGCAACACGCACAACTAAATCAGGCCGTGCCCAGGCTTTAATGAAACAGGAAGCAGGTGGTGGCTTTGTGCTGCCTCCGCCTGGCACTGACCTTGTGTTTTTACGGGAGGGTGCAAGCAGTCCCGTGCAGGTGCCAGGTCCTGCCACAGCTTCCACAGAGGCCCTGTTGCAG GAGGCCCAGTGCTCTGGCCTGAGTTGGGTTGTGGCCTTACCCCAGGTGAAGCAAGAGAAGGCGGATGCCCAGGAAGAGTGGACACCGGGCACAGCCACCCTGACTTCTTCTGTATTGGTGCCTGGCTGCCCTAACAAG GCAGTAGACCCAGGCCTGCCACCTGTGAAGCAAGAACCACCTGACCCTGAGGAGGACAAGGCAGAGGAGAACAAGGATGACTCTGCCTCCAAATCAGccccagaggaggaggcaggaggggctggcacACCTGTG ATCACGGAGATTTTCAGCCTGGGTGGAACCCGCTTCCGGGACACAGCAGTCTGGTTGCCAAG GTCCAAGGACCTTAAAAAACCTGGAGCTAGAAAGCAGTAG
- the MBD1 gene encoding methyl-CpG-binding domain protein 1 isoform X21 gives MAEDWLDCPALGPGWKRREVFRKSGATCGRSDTYYQSPTGDRIRSKVELTRYLGPTCDLTLFDFKQGILSYPVPKAQSVAAVPSKKRKKPSKPAKTKKHQVGPQKNEVRKEAPREETKADTDTAPAPAPAPASFPAPGCCENCGISFSGDGTRRQRLKTLCKDCRAQRIAFNREQRMFKRVGCGECAACQVTEDCGACSTCLLQLPHDVASGLFCKCERRRCLRIVERSRGCGVCRGCQTQEDCGRCRICLRPPRPGLRRQWKCVQRRCLRGKLGRHRGRCDAKKAARRQSRAQPLPPPPPSQPPEPTELHPRALAPSPPAEFIYYCVEEDELKRLLPSVWSESEDGAGSPPPYRRRKRTSSARRPHLGPTLKHPLATRTTKSGRAQALMKQEAGGGFVLPPPGTDLVFLREGASSPVQVPGPATASTEALLQEAQCSGLSWVVALPQVKQEKADAQEEWTPGTATLTSSVLVPGCPNKAVDPGLPPVKQEPPDPEEDKAEENKDDSASKSAPEEEAGGAGTPVITEIFSLGGTRFRDTAVWLPRAGSREGKTDIKCGRPRTQHSPQAQAGAHEDGLEPMSVSHHLQLR, from the exons ATGGCTGAGGACTGGCTGgactgcccagccctgggccctggctggAAGCGCCGTGAGGTCTTTCGCAAGTCAGGGGCCACCTGCGGGCGCTCAGACACCTATTACCAGAG CCCTACAGGAGACAGGATCCGAAGCAAAGTTGAGCTGACCCGATACCTGGGCCCTACATGTGATCTCACTCTCTTCGACTTCAAACAAGGCATCTTGAGCTATCCAGTCCCCAAG GCCCAGTCTGTGGCCGCCGTCCCCAGCAAAAAGCGAAAGAAACCTTCAAAGCCAGCCAAGACTAAAAAACATCAGGTTGGACCCCAGAAGAATGAGGTCAGGAAGGAGGCCCCAAGGGAGGAGACCAAGGCTGACACTGAcacagctccagccccagccccagccccagcttcaTTCCCTGCACCTGG GTGCTGTGAGAACTGTGGAATCAGCTTCTCAGGCGATGGTACCAGAAGGCAACGGCTCAAGACATTGTGTAAGGACTGCCGAG CACAGAGAATTGCTTTCAACCGGGAGCAGAGGATGTTTAAG CGTGTGGGCTGCGGGGAGTGTGCAGCATGCCAGGTAACTGAAGACTGTGGGGCCTGCTCCACCTGCCTCTTGCAGCTGCCGCATGATGTAGCCTCAGGGCTATTCTGCAAGTGTGAGCGGAGACGTTGTCTCCGGATCGTGGAAAGG agccgaGGGTGTGGAGTATGCCGGGGCTGTCAGACCCAAGAGGACTGTGGCCGTTGCCGTATCTGCCTACGCCCTCCCCGCCCTGGGCTCAGGCGTCAGTGGAAGTGTGTCCAGCGACGCTGCCTACGG GGTAAACTTGGCCGCCACAGGGGACGCTGTGACGCCAAGAAGGCTGCCCGGCGGCAATCCCGAGCCCAGCcactccctccacctcccccatcACAACCCCCAGAGCCCACAGAGCTG CATCCCAGAGCCCTGGCCCCCTCGCCACCTGCCGAGTTCATCTATTACTGTGTAGAGGAGGACGAGCTA AAGCGGCTGCTACCAAGTGTCTGGTCAGAGTCTGAAGATGGGGCAGGATCGCCCCCACCCTACCGTCGTCGAAAGAGGACCAGCTCTGCTCGAAGGCCCCACCTGGGCCCCACTCTGAAGCACCCCTTGGCAACACGCACAACTAAATCAGGCCGTGCCCAGGCTTTAATGAAACAGGAAGCAGGTGGTGGCTTTGTGCTGCCTCCGCCTGGCACTGACCTTGTGTTTTTACGGGAGGGTGCAAGCAGTCCCGTGCAGGTGCCAGGTCCTGCCACAGCTTCCACAGAGGCCCTGTTGCAG GAGGCCCAGTGCTCTGGCCTGAGTTGGGTTGTGGCCTTACCCCAGGTGAAGCAAGAGAAGGCGGATGCCCAGGAAGAGTGGACACCGGGCACAGCCACCCTGACTTCTTCTGTATTGGTGCCTGGCTGCCCTAACAAG GCAGTAGACCCAGGCCTGCCACCTGTGAAGCAAGAACCACCTGACCCTGAGGAGGACAAGGCAGAGGAGAACAAGGATGACTCTGCCTCCAAATCAGccccagaggaggaggcaggaggggctggcacACCTGTG ATCACGGAGATTTTCAGCCTGGGTGGAACCCGCTTCCGGGACACAGCAGTCTGGTTGCCAAG GGCAGGCAGTCGGGAAGGGAAGACGGATATAAAGTGTGGGAGACCGAGGACACAGCACAGCCCACAAGCACAAGCTGGAGCCCACGAGGATGGCCTGGAACCTATGTCAGTCTCTCACCACCTCCAGCTTCGATGA
- the MBD1 gene encoding methyl-CpG-binding domain protein 1 isoform X1, whose protein sequence is MAEDWLDCPALGPGWKRREVFRKSGATCGRSDTYYQSPTGDRIRSKVELTRYLGPTCDLTLFDFKQGILSYPVPKAQSVAAVPSKKRKKPSKPAKTKKHQVGPQKNEVRKEAPREETKADTDTAPAPAPAPASFPAPGCCENCGISFSGDGTRRQRLKTLCKDCRAQRIAFNREQRMFKRVGCGECAACQVTEDCGACSTCLLQLPHDVASGLFCKCERRRCLRIVERVSRAGGEGPRLTPATGPCGPGLLHHASGPPHTHTQSRGCGVCRGCQTQEDCGRCRICLRPPRPGLRRQWKCVQRRCLRGKLGRHRGRCDAKKAARRQSRAQPLPPPPPSQPPEPTELHPRALAPSPPAEFIYYCVEEDELQPYTNRRQNRKCGACAACLRRMDCGRCDFCCDKPKFGGSNQKRQKCRWRQCLQFAMKRLLPSVWSESEDGAGSPPPYRRRKRTSSARRPHLGPTLKHPLATRTTKSGRAQALMKQEAGGGFVLPPPGTDLVFLREGASSPVQVPGPATASTEALLQEAQCSGLSWVVALPQVKQEKADAQEEWTPGTATLTSSVLVPGCPNKAVDPGLPPVKQEPPDPEEDKAEENKDDSASKSAPEEEAGGAGTPVITEIFSLGGTRFRDTAVWLPSLQGRQSGREDGYKVWETEDTAQPTSTSWSPRGWPGTYVSLSPPPASMMWVSCRRYWCPSSQLNMHLPRN, encoded by the exons ATGGCTGAGGACTGGCTGgactgcccagccctgggccctggctggAAGCGCCGTGAGGTCTTTCGCAAGTCAGGGGCCACCTGCGGGCGCTCAGACACCTATTACCAGAG CCCTACAGGAGACAGGATCCGAAGCAAAGTTGAGCTGACCCGATACCTGGGCCCTACATGTGATCTCACTCTCTTCGACTTCAAACAAGGCATCTTGAGCTATCCAGTCCCCAAG GCCCAGTCTGTGGCCGCCGTCCCCAGCAAAAAGCGAAAGAAACCTTCAAAGCCAGCCAAGACTAAAAAACATCAGGTTGGACCCCAGAAGAATGAGGTCAGGAAGGAGGCCCCAAGGGAGGAGACCAAGGCTGACACTGAcacagctccagccccagccccagccccagcttcaTTCCCTGCACCTGG GTGCTGTGAGAACTGTGGAATCAGCTTCTCAGGCGATGGTACCAGAAGGCAACGGCTCAAGACATTGTGTAAGGACTGCCGAG CACAGAGAATTGCTTTCAACCGGGAGCAGAGGATGTTTAAG CGTGTGGGCTGCGGGGAGTGTGCAGCATGCCAGGTAACTGAAGACTGTGGGGCCTGCTCCACCTGCCTCTTGCAGCTGCCGCATGATGTAGCCTCAGGGCTATTCTGCAAGTGTGAGCGGAGACGTTGTCTCCGGATCGTGGAAAGGGTGagtcgggcaggtggggagggcccAAGGCTCACCCCAGCCACTGGTCCTTGTGGGCCTGGCCTCCTGCATCATGCCTCTggccctccccacacacacacacagagccgaGGGTGTGGAGTATGCCGGGGCTGTCAGACCCAAGAGGACTGTGGCCGTTGCCGTATCTGCCTACGCCCTCCCCGCCCTGGGCTCAGGCGTCAGTGGAAGTGTGTCCAGCGACGCTGCCTACGG GGTAAACTTGGCCGCCACAGGGGACGCTGTGACGCCAAGAAGGCTGCCCGGCGGCAATCCCGAGCCCAGCcactccctccacctcccccatcACAACCCCCAGAGCCCACAGAGCTG CATCCCAGAGCCCTGGCCCCCTCGCCACCTGCCGAGTTCATCTATTACTGTGTAGAGGAGGACGAGCTA cagccctACACGAACCGCCGGCAGAACCGCAAGTGCGGGGCCTGTGCAGCCTGCCTACGGCGGATGGACTGTGGCCGCTGCGACTTCTGCTGCGACAAGCCCAAATTCGGGGGCAGCAACCAGAAGCGCCAGAAGTGTCGTTGGCGCCAATGCCTGCAGTTTGCCAtg AAGCGGCTGCTACCAAGTGTCTGGTCAGAGTCTGAAGATGGGGCAGGATCGCCCCCACCCTACCGTCGTCGAAAGAGGACCAGCTCTGCTCGAAGGCCCCACCTGGGCCCCACTCTGAAGCACCCCTTGGCAACACGCACAACTAAATCAGGCCGTGCCCAGGCTTTAATGAAACAGGAAGCAGGTGGTGGCTTTGTGCTGCCTCCGCCTGGCACTGACCTTGTGTTTTTACGGGAGGGTGCAAGCAGTCCCGTGCAGGTGCCAGGTCCTGCCACAGCTTCCACAGAGGCCCTGTTGCAG GAGGCCCAGTGCTCTGGCCTGAGTTGGGTTGTGGCCTTACCCCAGGTGAAGCAAGAGAAGGCGGATGCCCAGGAAGAGTGGACACCGGGCACAGCCACCCTGACTTCTTCTGTATTGGTGCCTGGCTGCCCTAACAAG GCAGTAGACCCAGGCCTGCCACCTGTGAAGCAAGAACCACCTGACCCTGAGGAGGACAAGGCAGAGGAGAACAAGGATGACTCTGCCTCCAAATCAGccccagaggaggaggcaggaggggctggcacACCTGTG ATCACGGAGATTTTCAGCCTGGGTGGAACCCGCTTCCGGGACACAGCAGTCTGGTTGCCAAG TCTGCAGGGCAGGCAGTCGGGAAGGGAAGACGGATATAAAGTGTGGGAGACCGAGGACACAGCACAGCCCACAAGCACAAGCTGGAGCCCACGAGGATGGCCTGGAACCTATGTCAGTCTCTCACCACCTCCAGCTTCGATGATGTGGGTGTCCTGCAGAAGATACTGGTGCCCTTCCTCACAGTTAAATATGCATCTGCCCAGGAATTAG
- the MBD1 gene encoding methyl-CpG-binding domain protein 1 isoform X6, producing MAEDWLDCPALGPGWKRREVFRKSGATCGRSDTYYQSPTGDRIRSKVELTRYLGPTCDLTLFDFKQGILSYPVPKAQSVAAVPSKKRKKPSKPAKTKKHQVGPQKNEVRKEAPREETKADTDTAPAPAPAPASFPAPGCCENCGISFSGDGTRRQRLKTLCKDCRAQRIAFNREQRMFKRVGCGECAACQVTEDCGACSTCLLQLPHDVASGLFCKCERRRCLRIVERVSRAGGEGPRLTPATGPCGPGLLHHASGPPHTHTQSRGCGVCRGCQTQEDCGRCRICLRPPRPGLRRQWKCVQRRCLRGKLGRHRGRCDAKKAARRQSRAQPLPPPPPSQPPEPTELHPRALAPSPPAEFIYYCVEEDELQPYTNRRQNRKCGACAACLRRMDCGRCDFCCDKPKFGGSNQKRQKCRWRQCLQFAMKRLLPSVWSESEDGAGSPPPYRRRKRTSSARRPHLGPTLKHPLATRTTKSGRAQALMKQEAGGGFVLPPPGTDLVFLREGASSPVQVPGPATASTEALLQEAQCSGLSWVVALPQVKQEKADAQEEWTPGTATLTSSVLVPGCPNKAVDPGLPPVKQEPPDPEEDKAEENKDDSASKSAPEEEAGGAGTPVITEIFSLGGTRFRDTAVWLPRLCKLLAVNENEHFTELQLKEESL from the exons ATGGCTGAGGACTGGCTGgactgcccagccctgggccctggctggAAGCGCCGTGAGGTCTTTCGCAAGTCAGGGGCCACCTGCGGGCGCTCAGACACCTATTACCAGAG CCCTACAGGAGACAGGATCCGAAGCAAAGTTGAGCTGACCCGATACCTGGGCCCTACATGTGATCTCACTCTCTTCGACTTCAAACAAGGCATCTTGAGCTATCCAGTCCCCAAG GCCCAGTCTGTGGCCGCCGTCCCCAGCAAAAAGCGAAAGAAACCTTCAAAGCCAGCCAAGACTAAAAAACATCAGGTTGGACCCCAGAAGAATGAGGTCAGGAAGGAGGCCCCAAGGGAGGAGACCAAGGCTGACACTGAcacagctccagccccagccccagccccagcttcaTTCCCTGCACCTGG GTGCTGTGAGAACTGTGGAATCAGCTTCTCAGGCGATGGTACCAGAAGGCAACGGCTCAAGACATTGTGTAAGGACTGCCGAG CACAGAGAATTGCTTTCAACCGGGAGCAGAGGATGTTTAAG CGTGTGGGCTGCGGGGAGTGTGCAGCATGCCAGGTAACTGAAGACTGTGGGGCCTGCTCCACCTGCCTCTTGCAGCTGCCGCATGATGTAGCCTCAGGGCTATTCTGCAAGTGTGAGCGGAGACGTTGTCTCCGGATCGTGGAAAGGGTGagtcgggcaggtggggagggcccAAGGCTCACCCCAGCCACTGGTCCTTGTGGGCCTGGCCTCCTGCATCATGCCTCTggccctccccacacacacacacagagccgaGGGTGTGGAGTATGCCGGGGCTGTCAGACCCAAGAGGACTGTGGCCGTTGCCGTATCTGCCTACGCCCTCCCCGCCCTGGGCTCAGGCGTCAGTGGAAGTGTGTCCAGCGACGCTGCCTACGG GGTAAACTTGGCCGCCACAGGGGACGCTGTGACGCCAAGAAGGCTGCCCGGCGGCAATCCCGAGCCCAGCcactccctccacctcccccatcACAACCCCCAGAGCCCACAGAGCTG CATCCCAGAGCCCTGGCCCCCTCGCCACCTGCCGAGTTCATCTATTACTGTGTAGAGGAGGACGAGCTA cagccctACACGAACCGCCGGCAGAACCGCAAGTGCGGGGCCTGTGCAGCCTGCCTACGGCGGATGGACTGTGGCCGCTGCGACTTCTGCTGCGACAAGCCCAAATTCGGGGGCAGCAACCAGAAGCGCCAGAAGTGTCGTTGGCGCCAATGCCTGCAGTTTGCCAtg AAGCGGCTGCTACCAAGTGTCTGGTCAGAGTCTGAAGATGGGGCAGGATCGCCCCCACCCTACCGTCGTCGAAAGAGGACCAGCTCTGCTCGAAGGCCCCACCTGGGCCCCACTCTGAAGCACCCCTTGGCAACACGCACAACTAAATCAGGCCGTGCCCAGGCTTTAATGAAACAGGAAGCAGGTGGTGGCTTTGTGCTGCCTCCGCCTGGCACTGACCTTGTGTTTTTACGGGAGGGTGCAAGCAGTCCCGTGCAGGTGCCAGGTCCTGCCACAGCTTCCACAGAGGCCCTGTTGCAG GAGGCCCAGTGCTCTGGCCTGAGTTGGGTTGTGGCCTTACCCCAGGTGAAGCAAGAGAAGGCGGATGCCCAGGAAGAGTGGACACCGGGCACAGCCACCCTGACTTCTTCTGTATTGGTGCCTGGCTGCCCTAACAAG GCAGTAGACCCAGGCCTGCCACCTGTGAAGCAAGAACCACCTGACCCTGAGGAGGACAAGGCAGAGGAGAACAAGGATGACTCTGCCTCCAAATCAGccccagaggaggaggcaggaggggctggcacACCTGTG ATCACGGAGATTTTCAGCCTGGGTGGAACCCGCTTCCGGGACACAGCAGTCTGGTTGCCAAG gCTATGTAAACTCTTAGCTGTAAATGAAAATGAGCATTTTACCGAACTGCAATTGAAAGAAGAATCATTATag